A single genomic interval of Flavobacteriales bacterium harbors:
- the rlmB gene encoding 23S rRNA (guanosine(2251)-2'-O)-methyltransferase RlmB, with amino-acid sequence MHPVLEALRSGATVERVLMKRDATGEGPRTVRQAAQGQGVPVQMVPTEKLDRLVRGEHQGVVAFVSPVGRQDLDEVISMAYERGERPLIVALDGVTDVRNVGAVARSAECLGAHGLLVPSSGSARLGPDAVKSSAGALMRLPVCRTRMLVDGLHVAQAHGLRIVACTEKAAVDIQGADLAGPLVLVLGAEDTGVSDRVLRLADALVRIPMAGRVGSLNVSVAAGIALYAALIARNAPPR; translated from the coding sequence GTGCACCCTGTGCTGGAGGCCCTGCGATCGGGCGCCACGGTGGAACGCGTGCTGATGAAACGCGATGCCACGGGCGAAGGGCCGCGCACCGTGAGGCAGGCCGCCCAAGGGCAGGGCGTGCCGGTGCAGATGGTCCCGACCGAGAAGCTGGACCGGCTGGTCCGTGGCGAACACCAAGGGGTGGTGGCCTTCGTCAGCCCCGTGGGCCGTCAGGACCTCGATGAGGTGATCAGCATGGCCTACGAACGTGGGGAGCGACCGCTGATCGTCGCGTTGGACGGTGTGACCGATGTGCGCAACGTCGGCGCCGTGGCCCGCAGCGCCGAATGCCTGGGCGCTCACGGGCTCCTGGTGCCTTCGAGCGGCTCCGCCCGGCTGGGGCCCGATGCGGTGAAGAGCTCGGCCGGAGCCCTGATGCGGCTGCCCGTGTGCCGCACCCGCATGCTGGTGGATGGCCTGCACGTGGCCCAGGCGCACGGCCTTCGCATCGTGGCCTGCACCGAAAAAGCCGCTGTGGACATCCAGGGAGCCGACCTCGCCGGACCCTTGGTGCTGGTGCTGGGCGCCGAGGACACCGGGGTGAGCGACCGGGTATTGCGCCTGGCCGATGCCCTGGTGCGCATCCCCATGGCCGGCCGGGTGGGCTCCCTGAACGTGAGCGTGGCGGCCGGCATCGCGCTCTACGCCGCCCTCATCGCGCGCAACGCGCCCCCCCGGTAA
- a CDS encoding GWxTD domain-containing protein, protein MMIRHAPIVAVTTALLSACGSRPPARTGSADNLAYLYGQESSSLEFKARVHHLPDEASVIFFSLRTRDLLYKGDGDGPPFRAAVRVTYEALSDWNTRTLLDSASTLVRDAGDGQGGDHELIGRMDLRRNERSSFVLRITAHDLNRNTRSTVLIDVDRANGSVRQDFLPMEQDRDLPYFDDHFGGPTSLRLHCPRYAGRTLMAAHYQQDHRLPSPVFTEQGASNLDLRPDTTFAVRVDERGDLLLELKRPGCYHLRPDSSRSEGYSVFVLGEGHPYVADAESMVPPLRYITSMQEFDRISNAGNVRQAVERFWLDAAGDRERARAAIRAYYQRVESANRYFTAHVEGWRTDRGLVHIIFGTPTTIYRSARGETWIYGDESNLMSTTFTFIRRGSPFSDNDLVLERDPLLKGAWYRNVESWRNGRVLQN, encoded by the coding sequence ATGATGATCCGACATGCCCCGATCGTGGCTGTGACCACGGCCCTGCTCTCGGCCTGCGGCAGCCGGCCGCCGGCGCGGACAGGCAGTGCTGACAACCTGGCCTACCTCTACGGCCAGGAATCGTCCAGCCTGGAGTTCAAGGCCCGGGTGCATCATCTGCCCGACGAGGCCTCGGTCATCTTCTTCAGCCTTCGGACGCGCGACCTGCTCTACAAGGGTGACGGGGACGGCCCGCCCTTCCGCGCCGCCGTGCGGGTCACCTACGAAGCACTGAGCGACTGGAACACCCGCACCCTGCTGGACAGCGCCAGCACGCTGGTGCGGGATGCCGGCGATGGCCAGGGGGGCGACCATGAACTGATCGGACGGATGGACCTGCGGCGCAACGAACGAAGCAGTTTCGTGCTGCGCATCACCGCCCATGATCTGAACCGCAACACGCGCAGCACGGTGCTGATCGACGTGGACCGCGCCAACGGGAGCGTGCGGCAGGACTTCCTGCCCATGGAGCAGGACCGCGATCTGCCCTACTTCGACGACCACTTCGGCGGGCCCACCTCGCTGCGCCTCCACTGTCCCCGGTACGCAGGCCGGACCCTGATGGCCGCACACTACCAGCAGGACCATCGGCTTCCATCCCCGGTGTTCACCGAGCAGGGCGCCTCCAACCTGGACCTCAGACCCGATACGACCTTCGCCGTGCGGGTGGATGAGCGGGGCGATCTGCTCCTGGAGCTGAAGCGGCCGGGCTGTTATCACCTGCGCCCGGACAGCAGCCGGAGCGAAGGCTACAGTGTGTTCGTCCTCGGTGAGGGTCATCCTTACGTGGCCGATGCGGAGAGCATGGTGCCACCCCTGCGCTACATCACCTCCATGCAGGAGTTCGACCGCATCAGCAACGCCGGGAACGTCCGGCAGGCCGTGGAGCGGTTCTGGCTGGATGCCGCCGGGGACCGTGAACGCGCAAGGGCCGCCATCCGCGCCTACTACCAGCGTGTGGAAAGCGCCAACCGGTACTTCACCGCCCATGTGGAAGGCTGGCGCACGGACCGCGGCCTGGTGCACATCATCTTCGGCACACCGACCACCATCTACCGCAGCGCACGCGGGGAGACGTGGATCTACGGCGATGAGAGCAACCTGATGAGCACGACCTTCACCTTCATCCGCCGCGGCTCGCCCTTCTCGGACAATGACCTGGTGCTGGAGCGCGACCCCTTGCTCAAGGGAGCGTGGTACCGCAACGTGGAAAGCTGGCGCAACGGCCGGGTGCTGCAGAACTGA
- the rmuC gene encoding DNA recombination protein RmuC: MALGSLLLGLLLGLSVGAGILWAWWRGALRALEARHALELEQQRSQLETRLAGLEEALKQRTEHLSQLRTEHKAALDAREQELGHRSAELMRVNAELAREQQRSSGLQAKLNEQKAEVDQLHARMTTEFENIANKLLAERGKALHEQQQERLGTLLKPLQERIKDFEDKVQKAYDEEGRQRFALKSEIVKLVEQNQRLSQEANDLTRALKGDAQAQGAWGEMILEKLLSSSGLVKGQEYSMQESTTLADGSRLRPDAVVMLPDDKHLVIDSKVSLLHYERFAASAEGPERDRLLKLHVESLRAHAKGLSEKDYTKLYGVRSVDFVLMFVPIEPAFLLALRERPEIFQEAYDRQVVMVTHSTLMATLRTIHGIWKHERIARNHLEIADRAGRLYEKFVGFTDDLIKVGNQLKVAKECYDDAMSKLSKGQGNLVRQVEMLKQLGAKTNKAQNAAMLARAEDERDLLEP, translated from the coding sequence ATGGCGTTGGGGTCCCTGCTCCTGGGTCTGCTGCTCGGGCTGTCGGTCGGCGCGGGCATCCTCTGGGCCTGGTGGCGGGGTGCGCTCCGGGCCTTGGAGGCACGCCACGCCTTGGAACTGGAGCAACAGCGCAGCCAACTGGAAACACGGCTGGCCGGCCTTGAGGAAGCGCTGAAACAGCGGACCGAGCACCTGTCGCAACTCCGCACCGAGCACAAGGCCGCTCTGGACGCACGGGAGCAGGAGCTGGGTCACAGGAGCGCCGAGCTGATGCGCGTGAACGCCGAACTGGCCCGTGAACAACAGCGCAGCAGTGGGCTGCAGGCGAAGCTCAACGAGCAGAAGGCCGAGGTGGACCAGCTCCACGCCCGCATGACCACCGAGTTCGAGAACATCGCCAACAAGCTCCTGGCCGAACGCGGAAAGGCCCTCCATGAACAACAGCAGGAGCGGCTGGGCACCCTGCTCAAACCCCTTCAGGAGCGGATCAAGGATTTCGAGGACAAGGTGCAGAAGGCCTACGACGAGGAAGGTCGCCAGCGGTTCGCCCTGAAAAGCGAGATCGTGAAACTGGTTGAGCAGAACCAACGGCTCAGCCAGGAGGCGAACGACCTGACCCGTGCGCTGAAGGGCGATGCGCAGGCCCAGGGTGCGTGGGGGGAGATGATCCTGGAGAAGCTCCTGAGCAGCTCCGGCCTGGTGAAGGGGCAGGAATACTCCATGCAGGAGAGCACCACCCTGGCCGATGGGAGCCGCCTGCGTCCCGACGCCGTGGTGATGCTGCCCGACGACAAACACCTGGTGATCGACAGCAAGGTCAGCCTGTTGCACTACGAGCGCTTTGCCGCCTCGGCGGAAGGGCCGGAGCGCGACCGCCTGCTCAAGCTCCATGTGGAAAGCCTGCGGGCCCACGCCAAAGGGCTTTCGGAGAAGGACTACACCAAGCTCTATGGGGTGCGTAGCGTGGACTTCGTCCTCATGTTCGTGCCCATCGAACCGGCCTTCCTGCTGGCCCTCCGCGAACGGCCTGAGATATTTCAGGAAGCGTACGACCGGCAGGTGGTGATGGTGACCCACAGCACCCTGATGGCCACCCTGCGCACCATCCACGGCATCTGGAAACATGAGCGCATCGCCCGGAACCACCTCGAGATAGCCGACCGTGCCGGCCGGTTGTACGAGAAGTTCGTGGGCTTCACCGACGACCTGATCAAAGTGGGCAACCAGTTGAAGGTGGCCAAGGAATGTTATGATGATGCAATGAGCAAACTGAGCAAGGGTCAGGGCAATCTTGTGCGCCAAGTGGAGATGCTGAAGCAACTGGGCGCTAAGACTAACAAAGCTCAGAATGCCGCCATGCTCGCACGGGCCGAGGATGAACGAGATCTGTTGGAACCATGA
- a CDS encoding L,D-transpeptidase — MLLEYLAARYPGTPLNGHILYVSATRQRLFLVVDGRMQGSYRIATAKAGLGCTVDSYCTPPGLHRVAEKIGAGLPPGAVLKDRRPTGEVADLARADSARDVITSRILWLEGLEEGANRGGLVDSHDRYIYLHGTGDEASLGRPSSLGCIRMGNADIVALFEQVPVGALVVILDN; from the coding sequence ATGCTGCTGGAGTACCTGGCGGCCCGCTATCCCGGCACACCCCTCAACGGCCACATTCTGTACGTCTCCGCAACGCGCCAGCGTCTCTTCCTGGTGGTCGACGGCCGCATGCAGGGCTCCTACCGGATCGCCACCGCCAAGGCCGGGCTCGGCTGCACCGTGGACAGTTATTGCACCCCGCCGGGTCTGCACCGCGTGGCCGAGAAGATCGGTGCCGGTCTGCCCCCAGGTGCCGTGTTGAAGGACCGACGACCCACCGGGGAGGTGGCCGACCTGGCCCGTGCGGACAGCGCACGGGATGTGATCACCTCGCGGATCCTCTGGCTGGAAGGGCTGGAGGAAGGCGCCAATCGCGGTGGCCTGGTGGACAGCCATGACCGGTACATCTACCTCCACGGCACCGGTGATGAGGCGTCGCTCGGCCGGCCCTCCTCCCTGGGCTGCATCCGCATGGGGAACGCCGACATCGTGGCCTTGTTCGAGCAGGTGCCCGTAGGCGCCCTGGTGGTGATCCTGGACAACTGA
- a CDS encoding BamA/TamA family outer membrane protein, giving the protein MLRTLLLTSCLCALTRAEAQRTVLVMTADGPVPKGALRAERFDTPPEAEARAQAWVKNLWTQGALEASLDTCILLNDTLRCALHRGPDHRWAVLSGSGIPHDMAGRTRFRERAHAGKPISPNRTVKLLDDLLRDAEDHGHPFASVRLDSLRSTGDGLLATLHVDLGPMVRIDSVVVKGTARISPRYLHQHIGIRPGDAYDESLILALERRIRELPFVTQRQRPYVLFAPERTKLYLFLEPRRASSINGILGVLPDAATGRVAFTGDVDLRLRNALRRGESIDLNWRSLKDRTQDLKVRTAVPFLFQTPFGIDLSLKLFRRDTSFLEVNGRGALQLALRQGDVMSVFVNSKSSRALGRSTTLLPGLGNVKLLTYGLGIERQRFDYRLNPQRGHSITLEGSAGNKESRVPDPDDNTLTVTSRSLQVQVDGQVVVHWALGRRGTVRLAAQGGAMINDRLFLNELYRLGGIRNLRGVDEASIYASSFAIGTLEYRLLLEENSNAFVFVDQAWWEDRSRPETLADDPIGFGIGTNFETKAGIFSLTYALGSQFNNPFDLRDGKVHFGFTSLF; this is encoded by the coding sequence ATGCTCAGGACCCTGCTCCTGACCAGCTGCCTGTGCGCCCTTACCCGTGCGGAGGCCCAGCGCACCGTGCTGGTGATGACCGCGGACGGCCCCGTTCCGAAGGGCGCTCTCCGCGCCGAGCGTTTCGACACGCCTCCTGAAGCCGAGGCTCGGGCTCAGGCCTGGGTGAAGAACCTGTGGACGCAAGGGGCGCTCGAAGCCTCCCTCGACACCTGCATCCTGCTTAACGACACCCTGCGCTGCGCCCTGCACCGCGGGCCCGACCATCGATGGGCCGTGCTCTCGGGTTCAGGGATCCCCCACGACATGGCCGGCCGCACCCGGTTCAGGGAGCGCGCGCACGCCGGCAAGCCCATCTCGCCGAACCGCACCGTGAAGCTGCTGGACGACCTGCTCCGCGATGCCGAGGACCATGGACATCCGTTCGCCAGCGTAAGGCTGGACAGCCTGCGCTCCACCGGCGACGGACTTCTGGCCACCTTGCACGTGGACCTGGGGCCGATGGTGAGGATCGACAGCGTGGTGGTGAAAGGGACCGCGCGGATCTCACCGCGCTACCTCCATCAGCACATCGGGATCCGGCCGGGCGATGCGTACGACGAGTCGCTCATCCTGGCCCTGGAACGTCGCATCCGTGAACTGCCCTTCGTGACCCAGCGGCAGAGACCTTACGTGCTCTTCGCCCCGGAACGCACCAAGCTCTACCTCTTCCTGGAACCGCGCCGCGCCAGTTCCATCAACGGCATCCTCGGCGTGCTGCCCGATGCCGCCACCGGGCGTGTGGCCTTCACCGGCGACGTGGACCTGCGGCTGCGCAACGCCCTGCGCCGCGGCGAGTCCATCGACCTCAACTGGCGGAGCCTGAAGGACCGCACCCAGGACCTGAAAGTGCGCACCGCCGTGCCCTTCCTGTTCCAAACCCCCTTCGGCATCGACCTGTCCCTGAAGCTGTTCCGCCGGGACACCTCGTTCCTGGAGGTGAACGGTCGGGGCGCGCTTCAACTCGCCCTGCGCCAGGGCGATGTGATGAGCGTGTTCGTCAACAGCAAGTCCTCCCGCGCACTGGGGCGAAGCACCACGCTGCTGCCCGGGCTGGGCAATGTGAAGTTGTTGACCTACGGCCTGGGCATCGAGCGGCAACGGTTCGACTATCGACTGAACCCGCAACGCGGCCATTCCATCACCCTGGAGGGATCGGCCGGGAACAAGGAAAGCCGGGTCCCCGACCCCGACGACAATACACTCACGGTGACCTCCAGGTCGCTGCAGGTGCAGGTCGATGGACAGGTGGTGGTGCACTGGGCGCTGGGCCGCCGGGGGACGGTGCGGCTGGCGGCCCAGGGCGGAGCCATGATCAACGACCGGCTCTTCCTGAACGAGCTCTACCGCCTGGGCGGCATCCGCAACCTGCGCGGGGTTGACGAGGCGTCGATCTACGCGAGCAGTTTTGCGATCGGCACCTTGGAATACCGGTTGTTGCTGGAAGAGAACAGCAATGCCTTCGTGTTCGTGGACCAGGCCTGGTGGGAGGACCGCAGCCGCCCGGAAACGCTCGCGGACGATCCGATCGGGTTCGGCATCGGCACGAACTTCGAGACCAAAGCCGGTATCTTCAGCCTCACCTACGCCCTTGGGAGCCAGTTCAACAACCCCTTCGACCTGCGCGATGGCAAGGTGCACTTCGGCTTCACCAGCCTGTTCTGA